The Thermovenabulum gondwanense genome contains a region encoding:
- a CDS encoding Na-translocating system protein MpsC family protein — MNPKKFGDFKQLIMKINNKVNEEMYGRGLDWQKVEIFGDKIVIIACNKRISVLKHLDEKEYFVTRLMDLALLSEFKLRFKQKFEEETGLKIKSLLKDYDPEQEYAGTIIITTMPVEEFLEKSS, encoded by the coding sequence ATGAATCCAAAAAAGTTTGGGGACTTTAAACAGCTCATTATGAAAATAAATAACAAAGTAAATGAGGAAATGTACGGCAGGGGGCTGGATTGGCAGAAGGTCGAAATCTTTGGAGATAAAATAGTGATAATAGCCTGCAATAAAAGAATATCCGTTTTAAAACACCTGGATGAAAAAGAATATTTTGTCACCAGGTTGATGGATTTAGCGCTACTCTCCGAGTTTAAACTGAGGTTCAAACAAAAGTTTGAAGAGGAAACCGGACTTAAAATAAAAAGCCTCCTGAAAGATTACGATCCGGAACAGGAATATGCCGGCACTATTATAATTACCACAATGCCCGTGGAAGAATTTTTGGAGAAATCTTCATAG
- a CDS encoding 4Fe-4S dicluster domain-containing protein, which yields MKIKIDGLECEANYGEYILEVAKRNGIHIPTLCHTDALPGQGSCRLCIVEVIEGGKNKVVVSCLYPVTNEIEVLTNSDKIRRMRKNIIRLLAARAPESEHIRKLKEEYKVPEEKRFNVDKGEKCILCGLCVRACEAVGVYAISSVNRGITKKISPPFEEPPEDCIGCGACAQVCPTGAIALKEFEGKRVIWDKTFELVKCSVCGNYFTTREQYEFLKQKYGLEAEEFLCDKCRKKSTAQKLVF from the coding sequence ATGAAAATAAAAATTGACGGTTTGGAATGTGAGGCAAATTACGGGGAATATATACTCGAGGTTGCAAAAAGAAACGGCATACATATACCCACATTGTGCCATACGGACGCCCTGCCGGGGCAGGGAAGCTGCAGGCTCTGCATTGTGGAGGTGATCGAAGGTGGTAAAAATAAGGTGGTTGTGTCCTGCCTTTACCCCGTAACCAATGAAATAGAAGTTTTAACAAATTCAGACAAAATAAGAAGGATGAGGAAAAACATAATAAGGCTTCTTGCGGCAAGGGCACCGGAAAGCGAACATATAAGAAAACTTAAAGAAGAATACAAAGTTCCTGAAGAAAAAAGGTTTAATGTAGATAAAGGAGAAAAGTGCATTCTATGCGGACTTTGCGTGAGGGCATGCGAGGCGGTGGGTGTTTATGCGATATCGTCGGTGAACCGGGGGATTACAAAAAAAATTTCTCCTCCCTTCGAAGAACCTCCCGAAGACTGTATCGGGTGCGGTGCGTGTGCCCAGGTTTGTCCTACGGGGGCGATAGCTTTAAAGGAATTTGAGGGCAAAAGGGTTATCTGGGATAAAACCTTTGAGCTCGTAAAATGCAGCGTTTGCGGAAACTATTTTACGACCCGCGAACAGTATGAATTTTTAAAGCAAAAATACGGCTTAGAGGCGGAAGAATTTCTTTGTGACAAATGCCGGAAAAAGTCTACCGCTCAAAAATTGGTTTTCTAA